The following are from one region of the Dehalococcoidia bacterium genome:
- the pckA gene encoding phosphoenolpyruvate carboxykinase (ATP) yields MQLQDRPITDTGLQALGLTNLRNIFWNLPPAALYEITIRNGEGQLASTGALVVETGEHTGRSPNDKFIVREPSTEAEIDWKANKPFDPAKFDALLSRVLAYLQNRDVYVLDCYAGADPAYRLPVRVINEIAWHNLFARQLFIPSSAIAEPEGRDHPNRFTVISAPNFFADPERDGTRTGTFIILNFARRLILIGGTSYAGEIKKSIFTTLNFLLPAQNIFPMHCSANVGRKGDVAILFGLSGTGKTTLSADPNRSLIGDDEHGWSDDGIFNFEGGCYAKVINLSPEAEPQIYAAINRFGAVLENVVLDPDTHEMLLDDQSKTENTRAAYPLSFIPGIEPSGRGGHPQNIVFLTADAFGVLPPIAKLTPSQAMYHFLSGYTARVAGTEKGVTDPEATFSTCFGSPFMVREPGVYARLLGEKIARHGAKVWLLNTGWQGGPYGVGQRISIRHTRALLNAALNGDLEDVPTTPHPIFGVHVPRSCPGIPSDLLDPRQNWADKDAYDAQARKLARMFVENFQKYAAGTTDEVRNAGPRV; encoded by the coding sequence ATGCAGTTGCAAGACCGCCCCATCACCGACACCGGGCTCCAAGCGCTGGGGCTAACAAACCTCCGCAACATCTTCTGGAACCTGCCGCCTGCCGCCCTCTACGAGATCACAATTCGCAACGGCGAGGGGCAGCTCGCCAGCACTGGCGCCCTGGTGGTCGAGACGGGGGAGCACACGGGCCGCTCGCCGAACGACAAGTTCATCGTCCGCGAGCCCTCGACCGAAGCAGAGATCGACTGGAAGGCGAACAAACCGTTCGACCCAGCCAAGTTCGACGCCCTGCTCAGCCGGGTGCTTGCCTATCTGCAGAACCGGGACGTCTACGTCCTCGACTGCTACGCCGGCGCCGACCCGGCCTACCGGCTGCCGGTCCGCGTCATCAACGAAATCGCCTGGCACAACCTCTTCGCGCGCCAGCTGTTCATCCCTTCCTCCGCCATCGCGGAGCCGGAGGGTCGAGACCACCCGAACCGATTTACGGTCATCTCGGCGCCGAATTTCTTCGCTGACCCGGAGCGTGACGGTACGCGCACCGGCACCTTCATCATCCTGAACTTCGCCCGCCGCCTCATCCTGATCGGGGGAACAAGCTACGCGGGCGAAATCAAGAAGTCGATCTTCACCACTCTGAACTTCCTCCTGCCGGCGCAGAACATCTTTCCCATGCACTGCTCCGCGAATGTCGGCCGGAAAGGCGATGTCGCGATCCTCTTCGGGCTGTCTGGCACGGGGAAGACAACCCTCTCCGCTGACCCGAACCGTTCCCTCATCGGCGATGATGAGCACGGCTGGAGCGATGACGGGATTTTCAACTTCGAAGGCGGCTGCTACGCCAAAGTGATCAATCTGTCGCCTGAAGCCGAACCCCAGATCTACGCCGCAATCAACCGGTTCGGCGCGGTCCTCGAGAACGTCGTCCTCGACCCAGACACCCACGAGATGCTGCTCGACGATCAATCGAAGACCGAGAACACGCGCGCCGCTTATCCGCTCTCCTTCATTCCCGGCATCGAGCCGTCGGGCCGAGGAGGACACCCGCAGAACATCGTCTTCCTCACCGCCGACGCCTTCGGCGTACTGCCGCCGATCGCCAAGCTGACCCCGTCGCAGGCGATGTACCATTTCCTCTCGGGCTACACTGCGCGGGTTGCCGGGACCGAGAAGGGCGTTACCGACCCGGAGGCGACGTTCAGCACCTGCTTCGGCTCGCCATTCATGGTGCGCGAGCCGGGAGTGTATGCGCGGCTGCTCGGTGAGAAGATCGCCCGGCACGGCGCGAAGGTGTGGCTGCTCAACACCGGCTGGCAAGGCGGGCCGTACGGCGTCGGCCAGCGGATCTCCATCCGCCACACCCGCGCCTTGCTCAACGCGGCACTGAACGGCGACCTCGAGGACGTGCCGACCACGCCCCATCCCATCTTCGGGGTGCACGTTCCCCGCTCCTGCCCGGGCATCCCGTCCGACCTGCTCGACCCGCGCCAGAACTGGGCCGACAAAGACGCC
- a CDS encoding alcohol dehydrogenase catalytic domain-containing protein, whose amino-acid sequence MRAAVLYYPRELRIEDRPEPPVGPTDVKVAVRLSGICGTDVHIYEGRYHPVGTPFPARVLGHDFVGIVTEVGENVTSVRPGDRVTFEPSRSCGACPACRAGAANLCVNWAHMGMTIDGCLQEYVVAPERYVHHIPPSLSDEEAATLEPVAVALHVFDARLADRRGDETVVVIGAGPIGLATVEVAKLRGHRVIAVEIVPERLALAAQLGADEIVNPRDGDAAKRILALSGETPNLIIETAGTEQSAQLAMDAVSWYGRIIFVALTAVPQSLRVLVSKEVWMTGARTGYGSYPEAIRLIAEGKIRVGEMITHRFPLAHLREAFELLLARPGEAFRVAIEP is encoded by the coding sequence ATGCGCGCCGCCGTGCTCTACTATCCGCGCGAGCTCCGAATTGAGGACCGCCCTGAGCCGCCGGTCGGACCGACCGATGTCAAAGTGGCCGTGCGCCTGTCGGGGATCTGCGGCACCGATGTCCACATCTACGAGGGCCGCTACCATCCAGTAGGCACCCCCTTTCCTGCGCGTGTCCTCGGCCATGATTTTGTCGGCATCGTCACGGAGGTCGGCGAGAACGTAACGAGCGTCCGCCCGGGAGACCGGGTCACGTTCGAGCCGTCGCGGTCGTGCGGGGCGTGTCCGGCCTGCCGCGCGGGGGCAGCGAACCTCTGCGTCAACTGGGCACACATGGGCATGACCATCGACGGCTGCCTGCAGGAGTATGTCGTTGCTCCGGAGCGGTACGTTCACCATATCCCGCCGTCGCTGAGTGACGAAGAAGCGGCGACCCTCGAGCCCGTAGCGGTTGCGCTCCATGTCTTCGACGCTCGCCTTGCCGACCGGCGGGGCGACGAGACGGTCGTCGTAATTGGCGCCGGACCGATCGGGCTTGCCACGGTCGAGGTCGCAAAGCTGCGCGGCCACCGCGTTATCGCGGTCGAGATCGTCCCGGAGCGGCTCGCCCTCGCTGCCCAGCTCGGCGCGGACGAGATCGTTAATCCGCGCGATGGCGATGCCGCCAAGCGCATCCTCGCGCTCTCTGGGGAAACGCCGAACCTTATCATCGAAACTGCCGGCACGGAACAAAGCGCCCAGCTGGCGATGGATGCGGTCAGCTGGTATGGCCGGATCATTTTTGTCGCGCTGACGGCGGTTCCTCAGTCGCTCCGCGTTCTCGTCTCGAAAGAGGTGTGGATGACGGGCGCGCGCACCGGCTACGGCTCCTACCCGGAGGCTATCCGCCTGATTGCCGAAGGGAAAATCCGGGTCGGCGAGATGATCACCCACCGCTTTCCTCTCGCGCACCTGCGGGAGGCGTTCGAGCTGCTGCTTGCGCGTCCCGGCGAGGCGTTCCGCGTTGCCATCGAGCCCTGA
- a CDS encoding SDR family oxidoreductase codes for MATLLVGADGGIGRATAALLREHGHVVVGLDRASGVNAADPDQVAAFLRDKPPITTLVHVAGTVHKGSIEEHTLADWYRILDDNLTSVFVTCRAVIPSMRAAGGGAIVLTSSTAGRNGGNRLTGIAYAAAKGGVINVTRHLATDLAADGIRVNCVAPGLVDTPMLAPLTEEEKRFFTERTPIPRLIPPEEIAAAILFLLSPAAASITGAILDINGGRWMG; via the coding sequence ATGGCGACGCTCCTCGTTGGGGCTGATGGCGGCATAGGACGGGCAACGGCGGCGCTGCTCCGCGAACACGGTCATGTAGTCGTTGGGCTCGACCGCGCAAGCGGCGTGAACGCCGCCGACCCTGACCAAGTTGCGGCGTTTCTGCGCGACAAGCCCCCGATCACGACGCTTGTCCATGTCGCCGGCACGGTGCATAAAGGGAGCATCGAAGAGCACACCCTCGCGGATTGGTACCGCATTCTCGACGACAATCTGACGTCGGTGTTTGTCACCTGCCGCGCCGTCATCCCGAGCATGCGCGCTGCCGGCGGGGGCGCGATCGTGCTGACCAGCTCAACGGCGGGACGCAATGGCGGCAACCGACTGACAGGGATTGCCTACGCGGCAGCAAAAGGAGGCGTGATCAATGTGACGCGGCACTTGGCGACCGACCTGGCGGCAGACGGCATTCGCGTCAACTGCGTCGCGCCGGGGCTGGTCGACACGCCGATGCTCGCTCCGCTCACCGAAGAGGAGAAGCGGTTCTTCACCGAGCGCACCCCGATCCCGCGGCTCATTCCCCCGGAGGAGATCGCGGCGGCTATCCTCTTTCTGCTGTCGCCGGCTGCCGCCTCGATCACGGGAGCGATCCTCGATATCAACGGCGGCCGCTGGATGGGCTGA
- the gnd gene encoding decarboxylating 6-phosphogluconate dehydrogenase has translation MQLGMIGLGRMGANMTRRLLRAGHDCVVYNRSRAPVEALVREGARGSTDLATFVQLLEPPRHIWLMVPAAAVDPVIERLLPLLSAGDTIIDGGNTHYHDDIRRARLLRERGLHYVDVGTSGGVWGLERGYCLMIGGEQEIVRRLDPIFRALAPGVAAAPRTPGRQGDPAPPEWGYLHCGPHGAGHFVKMVHNGIEYGIMAAYAEGMNILKNANIGTSRRASDAETSPLRQPELYRYDFDLPAIAELWRRGSVIASWLLDLTARALHDDPELAAFVGQVADSGEGRWTVMAAIDEGVPVPVLSAALYARFTSRGADEFANKLLSAMRYGFGGHVEKTSSE, from the coding sequence ATGCAGCTCGGGATGATCGGGTTAGGCCGCATGGGCGCGAACATGACGCGCCGGTTGCTGCGGGCAGGACACGACTGCGTCGTCTACAACCGCAGCCGCGCCCCGGTCGAAGCGCTCGTGCGCGAAGGGGCGAGAGGGAGCACCGACCTTGCAACGTTCGTCCAGCTGCTTGAGCCGCCGCGGCACATCTGGCTGATGGTGCCGGCGGCGGCGGTTGATCCGGTGATCGAGCGTCTCCTCCCGCTGCTTTCGGCCGGCGATACCATCATCGACGGGGGCAACACTCACTATCACGATGATATCCGCCGCGCTCGGCTGCTGCGGGAGCGGGGTCTCCACTACGTCGATGTGGGGACGAGCGGAGGCGTCTGGGGGCTTGAGCGGGGCTATTGCCTGATGATCGGCGGCGAGCAGGAGATTGTGCGGCGGCTGGACCCGATCTTCCGTGCGCTCGCGCCGGGCGTTGCTGCCGCGCCGCGGACGCCGGGCCGGCAGGGTGACCCGGCGCCTCCAGAATGGGGCTACCTCCATTGCGGACCGCATGGCGCAGGCCACTTCGTCAAGATGGTCCACAACGGCATCGAGTACGGCATCATGGCCGCCTACGCCGAAGGGATGAACATTCTGAAGAATGCCAATATCGGGACGTCCCGCCGCGCGAGCGATGCTGAGACGTCCCCCCTCCGTCAGCCGGAGCTGTATCGCTACGACTTTGATCTTCCGGCGATCGCGGAGCTGTGGCGGCGCGGCAGCGTGATCGCGTCCTGGCTGCTCGACCTGACTGCGCGCGCCCTCCATGACGACCCCGAGTTGGCCGCCTTTGTCGGCCAGGTCGCCGACTCCGGCGAGGGACGGTGGACGGTCATGGCGGCGATCGACGAGGGGGTGCCGGTTCCGGTCTTGAGCGCGGCGCTCTACGCGCGCTTCACCTCCCGCGGAGCGGACGAGTTTGCCAATAAGCTGCTCTCAGCGATGCGCTACGGCTTCGGCGGCCATGTCGAGAAGACGAGCAGCGAATGA
- the tal gene encoding transaldolase gives MNRTQQLRYAGQTIWLDFITRRLVRSGTLKRYIEELHVTGLTSNPTIFDNALRATPDYDEAIRQRLDAGLSDEELFLELAIEDVAAAADLFRLIHNRTAGVDGWVSLEVSPLLAYDTESTLAAAKQLFARVGRPNVLIKIPGTAAGLPAIEEAIFAGIPVNVTLLFSPEQYQAAADAYLRGLERRQEAGLNLAVGSVASVFVSRWDRAVMGSVPADLAGQLGIAIAKKTYRAYRDLLNSERWKALARRGARAQRLLWASTSTKDPSLPDTWYVSALVAPNTINTMPEETLLAFADHGEVGALLSPEGADDLLARFTAAGVDIAVLADRLQQDGTAAFVASWNDVTSRVAAKRAEFAAHR, from the coding sequence ATGAACCGAACTCAGCAACTGCGCTACGCTGGCCAAACCATCTGGCTGGACTTTATTACCCGTCGTCTGGTGCGGAGCGGCACCCTGAAGCGCTACATCGAGGAACTGCACGTCACGGGGCTGACATCGAACCCGACGATCTTTGACAACGCGCTGCGCGCGACGCCGGACTACGATGAAGCGATCCGTCAGCGTCTTGACGCCGGGCTGAGCGACGAAGAGCTGTTTCTGGAGCTGGCGATCGAGGATGTGGCGGCTGCAGCCGACCTCTTCCGGCTGATCCACAACCGGACGGCGGGGGTCGACGGCTGGGTGTCGCTCGAAGTGTCGCCGCTGCTCGCCTACGACACCGAGAGCACGCTCGCCGCGGCGAAACAGCTGTTTGCCCGGGTGGGACGGCCGAATGTGCTGATCAAGATCCCCGGCACGGCGGCGGGGCTGCCGGCCATCGAGGAAGCGATCTTTGCCGGCATCCCTGTCAATGTGACGCTCCTTTTCTCTCCCGAGCAGTATCAAGCGGCAGCGGACGCCTACCTCCGCGGTCTCGAGCGCCGGCAGGAGGCTGGGCTCAACCTCGCTGTCGGTTCGGTCGCGTCGGTCTTTGTCTCGCGCTGGGATCGCGCCGTGATGGGGAGCGTGCCGGCTGACCTTGCGGGCCAGCTCGGGATCGCCATCGCCAAGAAGACGTATCGCGCCTACCGCGACCTGCTGAACTCCGAGCGCTGGAAGGCACTCGCCCGACGCGGCGCGCGCGCGCAGCGGCTGCTCTGGGCAAGCACCAGCACCAAAGACCCCTCCCTCCCCGACACGTGGTACGTCAGCGCGCTTGTCGCGCCGAATACCATCAACACGATGCCGGAAGAGACCCTGCTCGCATTCGCAGACCATGGCGAAGTAGGGGCGCTGCTCTCGCCCGAAGGCGCGGACGATCTGCTCGCGCGGTTCACCGCCGCTGGGGTCGATATCGCCGTGCTGGCCGATCGGCTGCAGCAGGACGGCACGGCAGCCTTCGTCGCCTCGTGGAACGACGTGACCAGCCGCGTCGCTGCCAAGCGGGCGGAGTTCGCCGCGCACCGGTGA
- the pgi gene encoding glucose-6-phosphate isomerase — translation MKDDAMPPRATPRLTQRPEWQALRAHYERIKDVHLRDLFAADPQRGERLAVEAVGLYFDYSKNRLTDETIRLLVELAKACGLRERIDAMFRGDAINVTERRAVLHIALRAPRDDEIVVDGVNVVPQVHAVLDKMAAFASRVRQGEWRGHTGKPIKNIVNIGIGGSDLGPAMAYHALRWYSDRSRVFRFVSNVDGSDFVEATRDLAAEETLFIISSKTFTTLETMTNARTARDWLLRQLGDEQAIAKHFVAVSTNAKAVADFGIHPANMFEFWDWVGGRFSLGSAIGLSLMIAIGPERFQELLRGFRAMDEHFRTAPFERNLPVLLGLIGIWYNNFFGAETVAILPYDYYLEKLPSYLQQLEMESNGKSVDRDGARVDYQTGAIIWGQPGTNGQHAFYQLIHQGTKLIPCDFIGFCRPLNPLGDHHDLLIANLIAQTEALAFGKPVDDVRAEGVPEHQAAARVFEGNRPSNTLLLDQLTPENLGKLIALYEHKVFTQGAIWQINSFDQWGVELGKALALAIIPEIRAPSEPPLRHDSSTNALIRRARIFRQGGS, via the coding sequence ATGAAAGACGATGCAATGCCGCCGCGCGCCACTCCGCGCCTCACGCAGCGCCCAGAGTGGCAGGCACTCCGCGCCCACTACGAGCGGATTAAGGACGTCCACCTCCGCGATCTCTTCGCTGCCGACCCCCAGCGCGGCGAGCGCCTCGCTGTCGAGGCCGTCGGTCTCTATTTCGACTATTCCAAGAACCGGCTGACCGACGAGACAATCCGGCTGCTGGTCGAGCTCGCGAAGGCGTGCGGTCTTCGCGAGCGGATCGACGCGATGTTCCGAGGCGACGCTATCAATGTCACGGAACGACGCGCCGTTCTCCACATCGCTCTGCGTGCTCCACGCGATGACGAGATCGTGGTCGACGGCGTCAATGTCGTTCCGCAAGTGCATGCCGTTCTCGACAAGATGGCCGCTTTCGCCAGCCGTGTCCGTCAAGGCGAATGGCGCGGCCACACCGGCAAGCCGATCAAGAACATTGTCAACATCGGCATTGGCGGCTCGGACCTCGGGCCGGCGATGGCCTACCACGCGCTGCGCTGGTACAGCGACCGTTCGCGCGTCTTTCGCTTTGTCTCGAACGTTGACGGGAGCGACTTCGTCGAAGCAACCCGTGACCTTGCGGCGGAGGAGACCCTTTTCATTATCTCCTCGAAGACGTTCACAACGCTCGAGACGATGACGAATGCGCGGACGGCGCGTGACTGGCTGCTCCGCCAGCTTGGAGACGAGCAGGCGATCGCCAAGCACTTCGTCGCAGTCTCAACGAATGCGAAGGCGGTCGCCGACTTCGGCATTCATCCCGCCAATATGTTCGAGTTCTGGGATTGGGTGGGAGGACGGTTCTCCCTCGGCTCTGCGATCGGGCTCTCCCTGATGATCGCCATCGGCCCGGAGCGCTTTCAGGAGCTGCTGCGCGGCTTTCGGGCGATGGATGAGCATTTTCGGACTGCGCCGTTCGAGCGCAATCTGCCGGTACTGCTGGGACTGATCGGCATCTGGTACAACAACTTCTTCGGCGCGGAGACGGTGGCGATCCTCCCCTACGACTACTATCTCGAGAAGCTGCCCAGCTATTTGCAGCAGCTTGAGATGGAGAGCAACGGGAAGTCGGTCGATCGCGACGGAGCGCGCGTCGACTATCAAACCGGGGCGATCATCTGGGGCCAGCCCGGCACGAACGGGCAGCACGCCTTCTACCAGCTGATCCACCAAGGCACGAAGCTGATCCCCTGCGACTTCATCGGTTTTTGCCGCCCGCTCAACCCGCTGGGCGACCACCATGACCTGCTGATCGCGAACCTCATTGCCCAGACGGAGGCGCTCGCTTTCGGCAAGCCGGTCGACGACGTGCGGGCCGAGGGCGTGCCGGAGCATCAGGCGGCAGCCCGGGTGTTCGAGGGCAATCGTCCTTCGAACACGCTTCTGCTCGACCAGCTCACCCCCGAGAACTTGGGCAAATTGATTGCGCTCTACGAACACAAGGTGTTTACCCAGGGCGCGATCTGGCAGATTAACTCGTTCGACCAGTGGGGGGTTGAGCTGGGCAAGGCGCTTGCGCTTGCCATCATCCCGGAGATCCGCGCTCCCTCTGAGCCGCCGCTCCGGCATGACAGCTCGACCAATGCGCTCATCCGGCGGGCTCGCATCTTTCGGCAGGGAGGCTCCTGA
- a CDS encoding glycoside hydrolase family 15 protein, whose amino-acid sequence MPYRDLEDYGLIGNLETCALVSRDGSIDWLPLPYLESPSVFAALLDDAKGGRFQICPVNKYASVQSYLGETNILQTTFVTSFGTLVITDFMPVNDGTAGDALWTVLRRVECTRGRIRAEIVFDPRFDYARAMPAFELVPGGALATAGSEQLFLQSPFSLAGSAQGLRAEFELDEGERRWVLLHYQQRRPRTDAWCEEMLAAVHRYWTRWSQGCEVCNETINPIWRQVLSRSCLVLKLLICPETGAIAAAPTTSLPEEIGGERNWDYRFAWIRDSAFTIQALYQTGHEEEAIAFRRWLRNRVVRAPNLPALRVLYPLHDGDIPQEQELGHLEGYRGSRPVRIGNGAADQLQLDIFGEALEAVYETTRYGEEVRPEHWPYYAAIADYVCSAWQQPDSGIWEVRTEPRHFVYSKLMCWVALDRAIRIARRRGFEAPLARWRASRMAIRQAIETHGFNPRRNSFVQAFGDEDALDAANLLIPQHGFLPYHDPRVQGTIEATKRFLLSKDGLVYRYNADDGVAGGEGAFVLCSFWLVNALALSGRVEEAMALFNRLIRYVSPLGLLAEQVDPETGKQLGNFPQAFSHIGLINSVIYLEEALGKRHKGPMPVGMDHPPRDD is encoded by the coding sequence ATGCCGTACCGCGACTTGGAAGACTATGGGCTGATCGGCAATCTGGAGACCTGCGCGCTGGTGAGCCGGGACGGCAGCATCGACTGGCTGCCGCTGCCGTATCTGGAGTCGCCCTCCGTGTTCGCTGCCCTCCTCGATGACGCAAAGGGCGGCCGCTTCCAGATCTGCCCGGTCAACAAGTATGCCTCAGTGCAGAGCTACCTCGGCGAGACGAACATCCTCCAGACCACTTTCGTCACCTCCTTCGGCACGCTCGTCATCACCGACTTCATGCCAGTCAACGATGGGACGGCGGGCGACGCGCTTTGGACGGTGCTGCGGCGGGTCGAATGCACGCGCGGGCGCATTCGTGCCGAGATCGTGTTCGACCCGCGCTTCGACTATGCGCGGGCAATGCCTGCCTTCGAACTCGTTCCGGGCGGCGCGCTAGCGACGGCCGGCAGTGAACAGCTCTTTCTCCAATCGCCGTTCTCCCTTGCAGGGTCCGCGCAAGGGCTTCGCGCCGAGTTTGAGCTCGACGAGGGCGAACGCCGCTGGGTGCTCCTGCACTATCAGCAGCGTCGGCCCCGCACGGACGCGTGGTGCGAGGAAATGCTGGCCGCCGTTCACCGCTATTGGACGCGCTGGTCTCAGGGCTGCGAGGTGTGCAACGAGACGATCAATCCGATATGGAGGCAGGTGCTCAGCCGTTCGTGCCTTGTCCTCAAACTGTTGATCTGCCCAGAGACGGGTGCCATCGCCGCCGCGCCGACCACCTCGTTGCCGGAGGAGATCGGCGGCGAGCGGAATTGGGACTACCGTTTTGCGTGGATCCGCGACTCGGCGTTCACCATCCAGGCGCTCTACCAAACCGGCCACGAAGAGGAGGCGATCGCCTTCCGCCGCTGGCTGAGAAACCGCGTTGTCCGCGCGCCGAACCTCCCCGCCCTGCGCGTGCTCTATCCGCTCCACGACGGCGATATCCCACAGGAGCAAGAACTCGGTCATCTCGAGGGCTATCGCGGCTCCCGCCCAGTGCGGATTGGCAATGGCGCGGCCGACCAACTGCAGCTCGATATCTTCGGCGAGGCGCTCGAGGCGGTCTACGAAACGACCCGCTACGGCGAAGAGGTCCGCCCCGAACACTGGCCGTACTATGCCGCCATCGCCGACTATGTCTGCTCGGCGTGGCAGCAGCCCGACTCCGGGATCTGGGAGGTGCGCACTGAGCCGCGCCACTTTGTCTATTCCAAACTGATGTGCTGGGTTGCGCTCGACCGCGCAATTCGGATTGCCCGCCGGCGCGGCTTCGAAGCGCCGCTCGCCCGCTGGCGCGCCAGCCGCATGGCGATCCGGCAGGCGATTGAAACGCACGGCTTCAATCCGCGTCGGAACAGCTTCGTGCAGGCATTCGGCGATGAGGACGCGCTCGACGCGGCAAACCTGCTCATTCCCCAGCACGGCTTCCTGCCTTATCACGACCCGCGGGTGCAGGGCACAATCGAGGCGACCAAACGGTTTCTGCTCTCAAAAGACGGCTTGGTCTACCGCTACAACGCGGACGATGGGGTAGCGGGGGGCGAGGGCGCCTTCGTTCTCTGCTCTTTCTGGCTCGTCAACGCCCTTGCCCTCTCTGGCCGCGTCGAGGAGGCAATGGCGCTGTTCAATCGGCTAATCCGCTATGTTAGCCCGCTCGGATTGCTCGCTGAACAAGTCGACCCGGAGACAGGAAAGCAGCTCGGTAATTTCCCGCAGGCATTCAGCCACATCGGCTTGATCAACAGTGTCATCTATCTCGAAGAGGCGCTCGGCAAGCGGCATAAGGGACCGATGCCGGTCGGGATGGATCATCCGCCTCGCGACGACTGA
- a CDS encoding class I SAM-dependent methyltransferase, with translation MAVLDAGEVLLDQPDRATMEFIKTLKAHTTATLSAALAARVDAEAERRRDAGASPLTVEEVAALVSPDFRWQADRFIARQTQEMMWTRLFEATSRHAAELLAWLDEPVPQPLGSLTLDPALEIPAYFEVEYHIQPGGMHRQPLIPFVLATGQVVYHAGRNDRWALKRSVAEMIPDGAYERILDMACGIGQSIIPIKERFPAAEVYGIDLAAPLLKYAHKLAEHLGLALHLSQQNAEQTTFPDNWFDVVTSCILFHEIPDEAAYNVIAEGYRLTKPGGYFQIGDTVPYRHLDPFRRFSSDWQTEHNGEPYWRQAGLRDYPALLRAAGFCDIEERPTRAGLWVTSGRKRG, from the coding sequence ATGGCCGTGCTCGACGCCGGCGAGGTGCTGCTCGACCAGCCTGACCGCGCCACCATGGAATTCATCAAGACCCTCAAGGCACACACGACCGCGACGCTGAGCGCAGCGCTTGCGGCGCGCGTCGACGCTGAGGCCGAGCGTCGGCGCGACGCCGGCGCGTCCCCGCTCACCGTCGAGGAGGTCGCCGCGCTCGTTTCGCCCGATTTCCGCTGGCAGGCCGACCGCTTCATCGCTCGCCAGACCCAAGAGATGATGTGGACCCGCTTGTTCGAGGCCACCAGCCGCCACGCTGCAGAGCTGCTCGCTTGGCTGGACGAGCCGGTCCCGCAGCCGCTCGGCTCGCTCACCCTCGACCCTGCTCTCGAGATCCCGGCCTACTTCGAAGTGGAGTACCACATCCAGCCGGGCGGGATGCACCGCCAGCCGCTGATCCCCTTCGTTCTCGCCACCGGCCAAGTGGTCTATCACGCCGGCCGCAACGACCGCTGGGCCCTGAAGCGGTCAGTCGCCGAGATGATCCCGGACGGCGCCTATGAGCGCATCCTCGACATGGCATGCGGCATCGGCCAGAGCATCATCCCTATCAAGGAGCGCTTTCCCGCTGCCGAGGTATACGGCATCGACCTCGCGGCGCCACTCTTGAAGTATGCCCACAAGCTGGCCGAGCACCTGGGGCTGGCACTCCATTTGAGCCAGCAGAACGCCGAACAGACGACTTTCCCCGACAACTGGTTCGATGTCGTCACCTCCTGCATTCTCTTCCACGAGATCCCCGACGAGGCGGCGTACAATGTGATCGCCGAGGGCTACCGCCTCACAAAGCCGGGCGGCTATTTCCAGATCGGCGACACCGTGCCGTATCGTCACCTCGACCCGTTCCGCCGTTTCTCGTCCGACTGGCAGACTGAGCACAACGGCGAGCCCTACTGGCGGCAAGCCGGTCTGCGCGACTACCCTGCCTTGCTCCGCGCCGCAGGCTTCTGCGACATCGAGGAGCGGCCGACGCGCGCCGGGCTATGGGTGACCAGCGGCCGCAAGCGCGGCTGA